The Acidipropionibacterium virtanenii DNA segment GCCGGATCCGGCTCCACCCCGACGCCGTCCGTGAAGATGGTCAAGGTCCCGGCGGTGACCGGGATGAGTCAGGGGGGCGCCACCTCCACGCTCACCAACGCCGGACTCAAGACGAAGGTGACGACCGTCCGGAAGGACGACGACACCGCCGGACAGGTCATCGGCCAGGATCCCGCTGACGGCAAGTCGGTCGCCTCGGGCAGCACCGTCACGATCACCGTGAATCAGGGGCCGAAGAAGCTGACGGTCCCGACCGGGCTGGAGGGGATGAGCGAATCGACCGCCAAGAAGGCCCTCACCGCGGCCGGGTTCTCCTCGGGGGATATCGCCGTGAAGTACGAGGAGTCGTCCTCCTCGGACGCCGGGACCGTCACCGGGGTGAGCCCCAGCGAAGGCTCCGAGGTGGACGAGGGGACGTCGGTGACGCTGACCGTGGCGACCGCGCCGGCGCCCCAGCCCACCCAGACCAAGACGGTGCCGGCACCCCAACCGACCGGCGGCAATGGCGGGGGAGACGGCGGCGATGGCGGGGGAGACGGCGGTGGCGACGGCAACGACACACCGACCGGTGGCCCGACGAACACCGGTGGCGATACCGGGGGCGGCGACAAGCCCACCAGCGGCTCGACTCCTTGAAGGCCCACCATCACCCCGCCGCCGTGGTGGCCCTCAGGTCGCTGACCTGAGGGCTGCCGTCGGGCGGGGTGGGGCCGGACCGGTTCCCGGAGAGTGACGGACCCGACGGGGTCCCAGGATGTACTGCCCGCAGGGTGCCAGGACGTACTGCCCGCAGGGTGTCAGGACGCCGTCATGAGCGGTGTCATGGAGACGGCGCGCCCCGGTGCCCCGGCGTCGCCGCAGTCTGCCAGCCAGTGGGCCAGCATCTGATGGCCGTGCTCGCTGAGCACCGACTCGGGGTGGAACTGGACCGCCTCGACGGGCAGCTCCTTGTGCCGCAGCCCCATGATGACGGGCCCAGCCGCGGAATCCGCGGTGGCGGTGATCTCCAGGCAGTCCGGAAGGGTGTCAGGGTCGGCGGCCAGGGAGTGGTAGCGGGTCACGGTCAGGGGTGAGGGGAGCCCCTCGAAGACTCCGGTGCCGTTGTGGACGACCTGCGAGACCTTCCCGTGGAGCTGCTCGGGGGCCCGCGAGACGGTTCCTCCCCAGGCCACGGCCATGGCCTGCATGCCCAGGCAGACGCCGAAGATCGGGACGGTGCCGCAGTGGTTGCGCAGCACGTCGATGCAGACCCCGGCGTCCTCGGGGCGCCCGGGGCCCGGGGAGAGCAGGATGCCGTCGTAGCTCTCGGCCCAGGACTCGGAGTCGAAGCGCGGGTCGTCATTGCGCCAGACATCGACCCGGGCACCGATCTGTCCCAGGTAGGAGACGATATTCCACACGAACGAGTCGTAATTGTCGATGACGAGGATCCGGCGCTCTGACATGCCCGGAATTCTAGAGGTCAACTGGGCGTCGCCTCGCTGGGCACCGGCCCCTGGTACGCGGGCATGGTGACCCGGCCGGCGTCCTGAACCTTCCAGCCCAGACGGTAGGCAGTGGCGTACTCCTTGTAGATCTTCACCGACTCGTTGGAGTCCAGGGCCCGATGGATGGCGTCGACGTCGCCGATGGCCTCGATCCGGTAGGGCGGGGCGTAGGGCACGCCGTGCAGGACGACGGTGTTGCCGACGCATTTCACCCCGGTCAGCGAGGTGACCCGCTGGCCCTGGATGGTCATCGCCTCCGCACCCGCCGACCACATCACGTTGACCACCATCTGGATGTCCTGCTGGTGGACCACGAGCATGTTCTGATCGACCCCGCCGGGGTTGACGTCGAGGGGGGCGTCGTCGAGGGTGACGCGGACCGCGGGGCCTCTCACGGCCTCCATGCCGGCTCTCGGGGCCGCGGACTCGAATGATCGCGAGGAGGAGCCGGTGCCGGTGTTGCGGGAGGCGGCGAGGCGGTCGACGTCAGCCCGGAGCCTGGCGATCTTGGCGGCCTGTCCGGCGTTGTGATCGGCCTGTCCACGGACGACGGTGGCGAGGTCCTTGTCCTGATCGGGGCGCAGATCCCGGCCGCCGGAGGTGGTGGCGGCCGAGGCCACCATGAATCCGGCGAGCACCAAGACGCCGGAGGTCGCCATCCGCCCGCGGCCGAATCGGCGTCTCGCGTGCCGCGGGGACGACCGGTCCTCGTCGTTGGCCATCCTCACCCCCCGAGGCGTTGTTCGGTGCCCGGCCGGAATGCATCGGTTGGGCGGCGTCAACTAGGCTACCCGGGTACGTCCGGCCGGGTCGCACCCGCGTCGAGGTTCCGTCACGTCAGCGCCAGGAGTAGTCATCGTGCCCGAGTCCAAGGTTCGCAAGTCCGCCAAGAAGGGACAGAACAAGAACTCCAGGAAGGCACCCAGTGTGAAGAAGGCGGCCGCCGAGAAGGAGGCCGAGGAGGCCAGGAAGGCCGAGGCCGAGTCCCCCGAGGGCAAGGCCGCCGCGGCGAAGGAGGAGGCCGCCGAGGAGCGTCGGCGCCGTCTCACGATGGACCGGTCCTGGGTGCCGTGGGTCTTCATCCCGGTCGGCGTCCTCGGGGTGCTGTGGCTGGTGGTCTACTACATCGCCGGGGCGCAGATCCCGTTCATGCTGGCCCTCGGAGACTGGAACATCCTCATCGGGATGGGGGCCATGGCCGCCGCCTTCGCGATCGCCACCCTCTGGAAGTAGCGTCCGCCCGGAAGAAGCGCCGCCCGAGGTGGCAGGAGCGAAGCGACGTAGAGGGGTCCCCACTCTTACAGGCTTGGCTTCAGCAGCGGGAAGAGGATGGTCTCGCGGATTCCCGCGTTGGTGAAGAGCATCACCAGGCGGTCGACGCCCAGGCCCAGGCCACCCATCGGGGGACAGCCGAACTCCAGGGCCTCCAGGAAGTCCTCGTCGAGCTGCATGGCCTCCGGATCGCCCGCGGCCGCAGCCAGGGACTGCTCGGTGAGCACCCGGCGCTGGATCACCGGATCGACCAGCTCGGAGAAGCCGGTGCCCCGCTCCATGCCGCCGATGATGAGGTCCCAGGCCTCGACCATCCGCGGGTCGTCGCGGTGGGGGCGGGCCAGCGGCTGGGCGATGGCCGGGTAGTCGCACACGAAGGTGGGCTGCATCAGGGTGGGCTCGACGAGCTCGCCGAACAGCTCCATGACGATCTTGCCGGCGCTCCAGCCGTCGTCAACCGGGATCTGCCTGGCATCGGCGATCTCCCGGAGCCGCCCCACGGGGGTGTCGAGGGTGATCTCCTCGCCGAGGGCCTCCGAGAGGCCCGGATACACCTTGACCCACGTCCACTCGCCGTCCAGGTCGATGACCCCGGCGTCGGTGGTGATCCGGTGCATTCCCACGGCGTCGGCGGTCTCCATGATGATCTGCTTGATCACCCCGGCGATGGTGAACTGATCGCCCCAGCTCATGTAGGCCTCGAGCATGGAGAACTCGGCCGAGTGGGTGGAGTCGATGCCCTCGTTGCGGAACACCCGTCCCATCTCGTAGACCCGGTCGACGCCGCCGACCATGGCCCGCTTGAGGTAGAGCTCCAGGGCGATCCTCAGGCTCATGTCGATGCCGAAGGCGTTGAGGTGGGTGTTGAAGGGCCGTGCCGCCGCGCCGCCGTGTACCAGCTGGAGGGTCGGCGTCTCCACCTCGAGGAAGCCGTCATTCTCCAGGGAGGTGCGGATCGCCCGGGTGATCGCGGCGCGGGTGCGCACCATCTGACGGGACTCCTCGCGGACCACCAGGTCGGCGTAGCGGCGCCGCACCCGGGCCTCCTCCGACAGGTCGGTGTGAAGGTTCGGCAGGGGCCGCAGAGCCTTCGACGCCATTCGCCACTCGGCGGCCATCACGGACAGCTCGCCGCGGCGGGATCGGACGACGCGGCCCTTCACCCAGACGAAATCGCCCAGGTCGACGTCGGCCTTCCACGCGGCCAGGGCGTCGGCCCCGACCTCGGCCTTCGACAGCATCACCTGGAGGCGCTCGCCGTCGGAGGCGTCGGTGAAGCCGTCCTGAAGGGTCGCGAAGCACAGTCTGCCGGTGTTGCGGACGAAGACGACGCGTCCGCCGATGGCCACGACGTCGTCGGTCTCCTCGCCGTCGGCGAGGACGGGTTCGCCGTCGGCGCCGGTGTACTGGGAGCGGATCTGCGAGAGGGTGTGGTCGCGCCTCAGGTCGACCGGGTAGGCCTGCCCGCCGTCGTCGAGGATCCGTGCCCGCTTGTCCAGCCGGACCTTCATCTGTTCGGACATGTCGGGGGCCGTCGACGCCTGGGAAGTCTGCGCGGGATTCTGCTCGTCACTCACCGTCACAGCCTATCCGGCCTCGATACGATGAGCCCATGAGCTCATCCCTGCCTCCCTCACAGCCGCAGCCCGGGTGGCAGCCGCCCAGGCAGGGCCAGCAGCCTCCCCAGGGTCAGCCTCCCCAGGGCCAGTCCCAGCAACCGCCGCAGGGCCCGCCGCCCGGCTATCCGGTGCAGTATCCGCCCCAGGGTCCGTGGCCGAACCGGTACTCCAGCGCCGGATATCCGACCCCGCCGGTGCCCCAGCCCGGACAGCTGCCCCCTCAGCCACCGGTGCAGCCGCCGACCCAGCACAGTCAGCAGTCCCAGTCGTCGCGCTCGGCCCAGGGCCCCTCCCCCGAGGAGAGGCAGGTCGCCCCGCCGGCCCCGGTGCCGCCGGTGAGGATGCCCGAGCCGCCCGCGGTGACGGCGTCCTTCCCCCGCCATGACATCCCGGTGCTCACTCTGGCGGACTTCCCGGGCCGGCGGATCGCCGCGGTCCTCGGGTCGGTGGAGGGCTGCGTGACCCGTTCACGGGAGCTGGAACCGCGCGCCGACCTGTCGGAGATCCTCATGCTGACCAGGCAGGACGCCGTGGATGCGATGGTCACCCTGGCTCTGCGGGCCGGCGCGGACGCCGTACTGGGACTGCGATTCGACACCTCGGCGATCAGCGACGGGGCGTCTGAGATCTGCGCCTACGGGACGGCGGTCAAACTCGCCGAGGAGGCCTGACGCCTGAAGCACTGTCGAGTTGATGCGAAATGACCAGCATCAACTCGACAGTGCTTCGAGGGCTCGGCGCCTCAGGAGACGGTGAAGGGCTCCAGCAGGCCGATGTATCTCTTGGGCAGCGGCGCGGCGTACTCCCCACGGGAGCAGGCGCCCACGCCGTTGCGCACCATGGCCTCCACCAGCCCGACGGCGGCCCCCACGCCGTCGATCACCGGCGCCCCGGTCTCAGCGCTCACCCGGGACGCCATCTCGGCCATTCCGGCACAGCCGAGCACGATCGCCTCGACGCCCTCGTGGGTGAGCGCCTCACGGGCCAGACCGGCGACCATGTCCTCGGCGGAATCCACCGCCAGGACCGGCACCTCGCAGGCCAGCACCTCCCGGCAGCGGTCCGCGAAGCCGTAGGCCCTGGCCAGGTCCCAGGCCCTCCCGGCGGTGCGCGAGAGGGTCGTCACGACGGCGAAGCCGCGAGCGGCCAGCACCGCCAGGTGCATCGCCGCCTGGGCGATCCCGATCACCGGGCGCCCCTGGGCCAGCTCCCGGGCGGCGTCCATGCCCGGATCCCCGAAGCATGCCAGCACGAAGCCGTCGACCTCGTCGGCGACCCCGCGCGCCACCTCGGTGAGCACCCCGGGAACGGCCAGCGCCTCGTCGTAGTGACCCTCGATGCTGGCCGGCCCCATGGCGGGAGTGACGGCCTCGATGATGGTCCCCGGCGCCGCGGCGGCGATCGCGGAAGCTTCGATGGTGGCCGTCATGGCGGCGGTGGTGTTGGGGTTGATGACCCGGAGTCTCATGGGCTCAGGCTTCCACGGATCGGGCTTCCACGCCGCCGGCAGGCGCCGTCCCGGGACCGGCGAGGTGACCGTTCGCCTCGGCGTCGGTCCGGTACTTCTCCCGCAGCCCCTTGGACATGAGGAAGTAGGCCGCCGCGCCGACCGCCGCCCCGATGAACCAGGAGAAGTTCGCCAAGGTCTTGAAGGGCTCGACGGGGATGAGCACAATGCTCAGCGCCACGACGCCGCCCACGACGGTGGCCCACACCGCGGTGGGGTTGACGCCCTTGCGGTAGTGGTAGCGGCCGTCCGGGTTCATCGTGTAGAGGTCGTCGGTGACGATGTGCTGGTGGCGCACCAGGTAGTAGTCGGCGACCAGGATGCCGAAGAGCGGGCCGGTGAAGCTGGCCAGCACGTCGAGGGTGTAGTGGATCACCTCGTCGCTGGAGTACAGGTTCCAGGGGGTGATGAGCACCGAGCCGACGGCGGCGATCATGCCGCCGGCGCGCCAGGAGATCTTCTGCGGGGCGACGTGGGAGAAGTCGAAGGCGGGGCTGATGAAGTTCGCGACGATGTTGATGCCCACGGTCGCGATGGCGAAGGTCATGGCCCCCAGCACGATGGCGAAGGTGTTGTCGATCTTGCTGACGGTCTCGATGGGATCTGTGATGAGCTGCCCGTAGACCGGGATGGTGGCGGCGGCGCAGACCACGGTGAGGATCGAGAAGAAGGTGAAGTTGACGGGCAGCCCCCAGAAGTTGCCGCGCCTGACGTCGCCCATGGTGCGCCCGTAGCGGGAGATGTCTCCGAAGTTGAGCAGCGGTCCGGAGAAGTAGGCCACCACGATGGAGGTGGCGATGACCATCTGGCCGACGGCCTGCCAGCCGGAGTACTTGACGGAGCCGAGGGTGAGATCGATGTGGCTCATCCCGGCCTTGGCGACCAGGTAGACGGTCAGCACGATCATCACGACGTAGACGGCGGGGCCGGCCCAGTCGATGAATCTGCGAATGGCGTTCATGCCGTTCCAGAAGACGAGGGCCTGGCCGATCCACAGCACGATGAAGGCTCCCCACCCGACGGTCGACAGGCCGGCGAGGCCGTGCTGGGCGGCGTCGGCCCAGGGCACCAGCCCGGGCCACAGCTTGAGGGCGACGACGACCAGGGCGTCGGAGGCGAGGTAGGTCTGGATGCCGTACCAGGCCACTGCGATGATGCCTCGAAGCACGGCAGGGACGTTGGCCCCGCGGACGCCGAAGGAGGCCCGGGCGATCACCGGGAAGGGGGCGCCGGCCTTCTGGGAGGGCCTGGCCACCAGGTTGGCCAGCAGCATCACGATGACGATGCCGATGATGAGGCAGACGAAGACCTGCCAGCTGGCCAGCCCGAAGGCGAAGAGGCTGCCGGCGGTGACATATCCGCCGACCGAGTGGACGTCCGACATCCAGAAGGCGAAGACGTTGTACCAGTTCCACTTCTTGTTGACCAGCGGGGCCAGGTCGTCGTTGTACAGGCTGGTGTGGTAACCGGGGCCGACATGGACGTCGGTCGCGGCGGTGGTGGCCGAGCCCGTCGAGGACCCGCCGCCTTCGAGTTCTGTAGTCGCCATGGGAACCTCCAGGGATCATGATTGCCGGAATCGGGACGGGTGGCGGGCGCAGCGCCGGACATGAGACGGATGCGGACGGTGACGACGGTCGTTGCGGATCGCCTCCTACCGGAACCGTCAGGCCGCCGGACCGGGGGATCGACCTCCGACTGGTGCGAAACGCGCGTTTCTTGACGATGAGGTTTCCAAACCGATGTTTCATACGGGTGTCAGATCTGGGCATTTTGGTTTCAGTTGCGTTTCAGCGCGGAGCAGGACGGCGGGGTCGAGCACCGTGCGCGGGGAGGATTCCGCTCCCAACACGCCGTCGTGGCGCCCGTCAGGGACGCGTGACGGCGTGTTGGGAGCAGCTTCCCCACCCGAGAGGCAGCCCCCCAGGCGACTGATGAAACATGAATTTCACACTGGCCCTGTAGGTTTCAGATCAAGCTCAGCTCTCCACCCCGGAGGATCCCATGGCAGACAGCTTCACGGTCTCGGCCCCGGCCGCCGTCCACGACGGGCGCGTCGGTCCGGCCACCCTCACCGTCGTCGACGGCGTCGTCACCGCCGTTGACGACCACCAGACCCCCGGCGCCGACGTCCTCATCCATCCGGCCGACATCCTGCTGCCCGGGGCGGTCGACACCCACGTCCACCTCAACGAGCCCGGCCGCACGCAGTGGGAGGGCTTCGCCACCGGCACCCGCGCCGCCGCGGCGGGCGGCGTCACCACCGTGCTCGACATGCCGCTGAACTCGATCCCTCCGACCACCACCCCCGACGCCCTGGCCGCCAAGCGCGAGGCCGCCGCCGGGAAGCTGTCGGTGGATCTGGGCTACTGGGGAGGCGCCGTCCCCCAGAACCTCGGACACCTCGAGGAGCTGTGGGAGGCCGGCGTCTTCGGCTTCAAATGCTTCACCCTGCCCAGTGGGGTCGACGAGTTCGAACCCCTCGACGCCGTCCAGTTGCGGGCCGCGATGACCGAGATCGCCGGCTTCGGCGGGCTGCTCATCGTCCACGCCGAGGACGCCGGCACCATCGACGCCGCCACCTCGCCCCACTCGACCGCCTACCGGGACTTCCTGGCCAGCAGACCCGACGAGGCCGAACTGAAGGCCATCGCCCTGGTCATCGACACCATGCGCGAGACCGGATGCCGGGTCCACCTGCTCCACCTCTCCAGCGCCCGCGGCCTGGAGCTGGTGGCCGCCGCGAAGGCCGAGGGGCTGCCGCTGACCGTCGAGACCTGCCCGCACTACCTGTGCCTGGCCGCCGAGACCATCCCCGACGCCACCCCGGAGTACAAGTGCTGCCCGCCGATCCGCGACCGCGGCAACCAGGAGGCCCTGTGGCAGGGCCTGGCCGAGGGCCTCATCGACATCGTCGTCACCGACCACTCCCCCACCACCCGCGCCAACAAGTACGCCTCCGGCGGCGATCTGTCGGCGGCCTGGGGCGGGGTGGCCGGCGTCCAGGTGGGCTACACCGCCATGCTGGACGCCGCGCCGGCCCACGGCGTCGGCCTGGAGAAGGTCGTCGAATGGATGTCCGAGGGACCGGCCCGGATCATGGGCGTGCCCGCCAAGGGCGGCATCGCCGTCGGCCACGACGCCGACCTGGCCGTCTGGTCGGCCCGCCCCCAGACCGTCGACGCCGCCGCGCTGAAACACCGCAACCCCGTCTCGGCGTGGCACGGGCACACCTTCGGCGGCACCGTCACCGATGTCCGGCTCCGGGGAGCACTCCTCGGCCAGGAGCCCGAGCCGAACGGCCGCGAGATCTTCCGCGCGTGAATCCCAGGAGAGAGATGACACTCGACCAGCTGAACCCCCCGACCCGGCTCCTCATGGGGCCCGGGCCGATCAACGCCGACCCCCGCGTCGCCCGCGCCACCGCCTCGGCCCTCACCGGCCAGTTCGACCCGTGGATGACGGCGACCATGAACGAGACCATGGGGCTGTACCGGTCGGTCTTCTCCACCGCCAACGAGCAGACCCTCCTGGTCGACGGCACCTCCCGGGCCGCCATCGAGGCCGCCCTGGTGTCCCTGCTGTCGCCCGGGCAGAAGGTCCTGGTGGCCGTGATGGGACGCTTCGGGCTGCTGCTCGAAGAGATCGCCGAGCGGGCCGGGGCACAGGTGATCACCATCGAGCGGCCCTGGGGCACCGTCTTCACCCTCGACGAGATCGAAGAGGGGCTGCGTACCCACCGTCCGGCGCTGTTCGCCACCGTCCAGGGCGACACCGCCACCACCATGAACCAGCCGCTGGAGGGGCTGGGGCAGCTGTGCCACCGCTACGGCGCGCTGTGCTACGTCGACGCCACGGCGTCGGTGGCCGGCAACGCCCTGCTGGTCGACGAGTGGGAGCTCGACGTCGTCTCAGCCGGGCTGCAGAAGTGCCTGGCCGGGCCGTCGGGGTCGGCTCCCATCACCATCTCCGAGCGGGCCCGCGAGGTGATCTACTCGCGGCGTCACGTGGAGGCCGGGATCAGCGAGGGGGCTGACGGTCCCGGGGAGCGGATCCGCTCGAACTACCTGGATCTGGCGATGCTGATGGACTACTGGGGCCCCGAGCGCCTCAACCACCACACCGAGTCCGGGCCGATGCTCTACGCCGCCCGCGAGTGCGCCCGCATCATCGCCGACGAGGGCATCGCCGGGACGGTCGCACGGCATCGGCTGCACGGCGCAGCGATGGCCGCCGGGCTGGAGGGCCTGGGGCTGGAGCTCTTCGGCGACCAGACCCACCGGATGAACAACGTCATCGGGGTGAAGATCCCCGACGACGTCGACGGAGACCGGCTGCGCGCCGCCCTGCTGGAGGACTTCGCGGTGGAGATCGGCACCTCCTTCGGGCCCCTGGCCGGGGTGGTGTGGCGGGTCGGAGTGATGGGATACAACGCCCGCCGCGACGCCGTCCTGGCCACCCTGGCCGCGCTGGAGGCCGAACTACGCCGGTTCGGCCACCCCACCCCGGCCTCCGGCGGCGTCGAGGCCGCGATGAACCACTACCAGGAGCAGGAGTCATGATCGCAGGAACCACGCTGAACGGATCGGGGCCGCAGAGCGGCCGGGCCGCACGCGCCGACGTCCAGCGCGATATGACGGCCGCCCGGCGAATCATGGAGCGGGCCGACGAACTGGCGCGCCACTCCGCCATGGAGGGCGGCATCGAACGGACCTACCTGAGCCCCGAGCACGCCGAGGTGGACGCCCTGGCCGCCGGCTGGATGCGCGAGGCCGGGCTGACCACCTGGCAGGACGCCTCCGGGGCGCGGGTCGGGCGGTTGGAGGGTGAGCGCCCCGGGTTGCCGGCGCTGATCCTCGGCTCCCATCTCGACACCGTCCCCGACGCCGGGCGCTACGACGGGCCGCTCGGCGTCCTGCTGGCCATCGAGGTCGCCAGGCGGATCGCAGAGTCGGGACGTCATCTCCCCTTCGCCCTGGAGACCTACGCCTTCGCCGAGGAGGAGGGGGTCCGCTTCGGCGCCACCCTGCTGTGCTCCCGGGCGCTGGCCGGCACCTGGACCGACGACCTGTGGAGTCTGCGCGACGCCGACGGGGTCTCGCTGCGTCGGGCCTTCACCGACTTCGGACTGGATCCGGCGCGGGTCGGTGATGCGGCGCGCGTCGCCGCGGAGCCCGGGCCCAGTGCCGATGCCGGCCCGCGCGGCGTCGTCGGCTATCTGGAGGCCCATATCGAGCAGGGCCCGGAGTTGGAGGCCGCCGGCCGTCCGCTGGGCGTCGTCACCTCCATCGCCGGGGCCCGGCGCCTCGAGATCACTGTCACAGGGGAGGCCCGCCATGCCGGCGGAACCCCCTATCCGCGACGCCGCGACGCCCTGGTCGGGGCCTCCGAGGCCGTGGTGGCGATCGAGCGGATCGGCAGGGAGCGCGACGTCATCGCCACCGTCGGAAGGCTCCACGTGGAGCCCGGCGGGGTCAACGTCGTGCCCGGACGGGCCGTGTTCAGCCTCGATCTGCGGGCCGAGACCGATGAGAAGCGCGACGCCGCGTGGGAGGAGATCGCCGCGACGATGAAGGAGATCTGCACCCGGCGCGGGCTGGACCTGGGCGTCGAGCAGTTCCACGAGGCGCGGTCGGTCTCCTGCGCTCCGCCCCTGATGGACGCCGTCGCCTCCGGTATCCGGACCGCCACCGGAGCCGGCGCCGAGCCGATGCGGATCTGGTCGCGGGCCGGCCACGACGCCATGGCCGTCGCCGACATGTGCGACATCGCGATGATGTTCATCCGCTGTCACGACGGGATCAGCCACGCCCCCGACGAGTCGGTGCTGGAGTCCGATGTCGCGGTGGCGCTGAACGCCTATGAGGCGGCGATCCTGGCGCTGGCCGAGAGGTACGAGGCCTGAGGAGGCGAGATTTCTCTCTCCAGAAGCGGTCAAACAGCACCGCCATCGACGTTGACGCACGTCTCGGGCGTGAAATCTCGCCTCGCCGGACCGGCGGCGGGGCAGGATGGCGACACCACCGACGATGGAGACGACGATGACTGGTGAGCCCGGGCGCAGCGGCGAGTTGAGCCAGGAGGAGCGGATCGGGGACGACGAGTCCTCCGCCAATCCCGTCGAGGAGCGCATCCGCGAGGCCCAGTCCGGGCTCACCGGCCAGGAGCGGCGGGCCGCCACCACCATCCTGGAGCATCTGGACGATCTGGCCACCTACTCCTCGGCCGACCTGTCCCGGCTGTCGGGTGTCTCCCGCCCCACCCTGTCGCGGCTCTACCGGCGGCTGGGATACCAGGGATTCGCCGAACTGCGGGCCGAGGCCAGGCAGGCCCGCGGCGTCCCGCTCGGCCCGTCACGGGGCATCGATGCGCATCTGGCCCAGGAGTCCCGCAACATCGCACACCTGGGCCGGCTGGCCGACGGGCGGCTCCAGGCGGCGGTGACCAGCATGATGGGGGCCACCGATCTGGTGATCATCGGGGAGCGCAACTCCTACCCGGTGGCGCTGCACCTGCGCGAGCAGCTGGTG contains these protein-coding regions:
- a CDS encoding MurR/RpiR family transcriptional regulator — protein: MTGEPGRSGELSQEERIGDDESSANPVEERIREAQSGLTGQERRAATTILEHLDDLATYSSADLSRLSGVSRPTLSRLYRRLGYQGFAELRAEARQARGVPLGPSRGIDAHLAQESRNIAHLGRLADGRLQAAVTSMMGATDLVIIGERNSYPVALHLREQLVQLRPRTRLLPVPGQTLAEDLVGMGPGDTVVLVGLRRRTSGFEALLRFCCELHADVVLIADNSALRHAGTVNHFLPCSLGSSGPFSSYASAMSLVAMIANEASAMTGPQGSRRVGLITDGYDALGEIED
- a CDS encoding allantoate amidohydrolase yields the protein MIAGTTLNGSGPQSGRAARADVQRDMTAARRIMERADELARHSAMEGGIERTYLSPEHAEVDALAAGWMREAGLTTWQDASGARVGRLEGERPGLPALILGSHLDTVPDAGRYDGPLGVLLAIEVARRIAESGRHLPFALETYAFAEEEGVRFGATLLCSRALAGTWTDDLWSLRDADGVSLRRAFTDFGLDPARVGDAARVAAEPGPSADAGPRGVVGYLEAHIEQGPELEAAGRPLGVVTSIAGARRLEITVTGEARHAGGTPYPRRRDALVGASEAVVAIERIGRERDVIATVGRLHVEPGGVNVVPGRAVFSLDLRAETDEKRDAAWEEIAATMKEICTRRGLDLGVEQFHEARSVSCAPPLMDAVASGIRTATGAGAEPMRIWSRAGHDAMAVADMCDIAMMFIRCHDGISHAPDESVLESDVAVALNAYEAAILALAERYEA